A region from the Arthrobacter gengyunqii genome encodes:
- a CDS encoding CaiB/BaiF CoA transferase family protein — protein sequence MKTPNEAHGPGSPDRLPLSGIVIADFSRVLAGPYATMLLADMGAEVIKVESPAGDDTRSWVPPVRDDGVSTYYTAVNRNKKSVVLDFKDADDLAAAQALAGRADVIIENFKPGGLKRFGLDYGSVREHNPGVIYCSISGFGTAEGAALPGYDLIVQAMSGLMSLTGDPEGEPFRAGISVFDVMAGLHSSIGILAALRHRDQTGEGQNIETSLMASAMSGLVNQTTAYVAGGVTPFRMGNAHPSLFPYEALPTADDDLIIAAGNTNQFRRLCHVLDIPAVADDPRFAENGDRTANREQLRPLLVERLQTRGAGEWFDLLNEAGVPNGPINSIAQGVEYAKKLGLNPVTTAGTGTSAVPVVRNPITFSATPARYVLSPPRLGEHTEEIKAWLAARVAGGGNDSTKGKA from the coding sequence GTGAAAACTCCAAACGAAGCGCATGGACCGGGCAGCCCCGACAGGCTGCCACTCTCCGGGATCGTCATCGCCGATTTCTCCCGGGTCCTGGCGGGCCCGTACGCCACTATGCTTCTGGCCGACATGGGCGCCGAAGTGATCAAGGTCGAAAGTCCAGCCGGCGACGATACGCGTTCATGGGTTCCCCCGGTCCGCGACGACGGTGTCTCCACGTACTACACGGCGGTCAACCGCAACAAGAAGTCGGTGGTCCTGGATTTCAAGGACGCTGATGACCTGGCAGCAGCACAGGCACTGGCCGGGCGTGCCGACGTCATCATCGAAAACTTCAAACCCGGGGGCCTCAAGCGCTTTGGACTTGATTACGGATCCGTGCGGGAGCACAACCCCGGAGTTATCTACTGCTCGATCAGCGGATTCGGCACGGCGGAAGGGGCGGCCCTTCCCGGGTATGACCTGATTGTCCAGGCCATGAGCGGCCTGATGAGCCTGACCGGAGATCCCGAGGGGGAACCCTTCCGTGCCGGAATCAGCGTTTTCGACGTGATGGCCGGCCTGCATTCGAGTATTGGAATCCTGGCCGCCCTGCGCCATCGCGACCAGACCGGCGAAGGACAGAACATTGAGACGTCCCTGATGGCCTCCGCCATGAGCGGTCTGGTCAACCAGACAACGGCCTACGTGGCCGGGGGCGTCACCCCGTTCCGGATGGGCAATGCGCATCCGAGCCTGTTCCCCTACGAAGCACTTCCCACCGCCGACGACGACTTGATCATCGCGGCTGGCAACACGAATCAGTTCCGGAGGCTTTGCCACGTGCTGGACATCCCGGCAGTGGCCGATGACCCGCGTTTTGCCGAAAACGGCGACCGGACAGCCAACCGCGAGCAGCTGCGTCCGTTGCTGGTGGAACGGCTGCAGACCCGCGGCGCGGGCGAATGGTTCGACCTGCTCAACGAGGCCGGAGTTCCGAACGGCCCAATCAACAGCATCGCTCAAGGAGTGGAGTACGCGAAAAAGCTGGGCCTGAACCCCGTGACAACAGCCGGAACCGGCACCTCAGCGGTACCCGTGGTCAGGAATCCCATCACGTTCTCGGCTACCCCGGCCCGCTACGTCCTCTCGCCGCCACGGCTCGGAGAACATACGGAAGAGATCAAGGCATGGCTGGCAGCACGCGTTGCCGGCGGCGGAAACGACTCCACGAAGGGCAAGGCGTGA
- a CDS encoding citryl-CoA lyase, with protein sequence MSTSTENQTPRFPTSLGTSTSTKISLLGQDLAQDLMGKVSFGELAFWLVAMRRPSSGELRVFESVLVALADHGFTPTAIAARLTYLSAPDSMQGAMAAGLLGGGSRFLGVTEDCAQFLAEKLAEHESPLPETDAEWDEMAAAAIESQRAKGKFVPGLGHPNHKDGDPRTPVLIGIATEEGLRGPHIKLFEAVGRMSGKVLGRKLPLNGAGVCGAALADLGLPPDLLRGFALLARAAGLLGQIAEERRNPIANDIYMAVDRNAGYVAPNLDS encoded by the coding sequence GTGAGCACCTCGACAGAAAACCAAACCCCCCGTTTTCCCACCTCGCTGGGCACATCCACTTCCACGAAGATCAGCCTCCTCGGACAGGATCTGGCCCAGGACCTGATGGGAAAGGTCAGTTTTGGCGAGCTGGCCTTTTGGCTGGTGGCGATGCGGCGACCAAGCTCCGGAGAGCTCAGGGTCTTTGAATCGGTGCTGGTGGCCCTGGCCGACCATGGTTTCACGCCCACAGCCATAGCCGCCCGCCTCACCTACCTCAGCGCTCCTGATTCCATGCAGGGGGCAATGGCCGCGGGCCTGCTCGGCGGCGGTTCGCGCTTCCTCGGAGTGACCGAGGACTGCGCCCAATTCCTCGCCGAGAAGCTTGCCGAGCATGAAAGTCCCCTGCCCGAGACGGATGCGGAATGGGATGAGATGGCAGCGGCAGCCATCGAGTCGCAGCGGGCTAAGGGAAAGTTCGTTCCCGGGCTCGGCCACCCGAATCATAAGGACGGCGATCCCCGCACGCCCGTGCTGATTGGCATCGCCACGGAAGAAGGCCTCCGGGGCCCCCACATCAAACTGTTTGAAGCCGTCGGGCGCATGAGCGGGAAAGTCCTGGGACGAAAGCTGCCCCTCAACGGTGCCGGCGTCTGCGGAGCGGCCCTCGCTGACTTGGGTCTCCCGCCGGATCTGCTGCGCGGCTTTGCCCTGCTGGCCCGTGCAGCTGGGCTGCTCGGCCAGATCGCTGAAGAGCGGCGCAACCCGATTGCCAATGACATCTACATGGCCGTGGACCGCAACGCGGGCTACGTTGCCCCCAACCTGGACAGCTAA
- a CDS encoding amidohydrolase family protein, with translation MDPSHRVLSDCDVLVIGDTIKEIGPRLEVPEGTFEIDASGGIVMPGMIDTHRHMWQTTMRGYGADWTLSQYFVWYYLEHGMKFRPEDIATGNLLSAYDALDAGVTTSVDWSHGLSTLDHAEAAVDALEGTGGRFVFAPGNIFAGPNEWSTTPEFKDFVARRNPRSDMFKFQLAFDVTGDPSFPEKAAFEAARELDLSVTTHAGVWGATNDDGVRLMHEHGFMTPGTVYVHAATLSNDSYQRIAATGGTVSLSTESEQSCGQGYPPSWILRQHNVPMSLSIDTSVWFSSDLFTAMRTTLGADRSYEHMAAHEKGETVTHSALRAEQVVGWSTHGGAHALGLDHAVGRLEVGKKADIVLLKNENSPGTFPVLHPYGHVALQAGRGDVQTVLVNGRVVKHDHRLVGVDMKAVQGRVAETVEYLQSALGADAWAKGMNPDIPEARILDNPYMYTDYHSANTRSV, from the coding sequence ATGGACCCGAGCCATCGAGTGCTGTCCGACTGCGACGTCTTGGTCATCGGCGACACCATCAAGGAAATCGGCCCCCGCCTCGAGGTGCCCGAAGGCACCTTTGAAATTGATGCCTCCGGCGGCATCGTCATGCCGGGGATGATCGACACCCACCGGCACATGTGGCAGACCACCATGCGCGGCTACGGCGCCGACTGGACGCTGAGCCAATACTTTGTCTGGTATTACCTCGAACATGGAATGAAATTCCGTCCCGAAGATATTGCCACCGGAAACCTCCTTTCCGCGTACGACGCCCTCGACGCCGGCGTGACTACCAGCGTCGACTGGTCACACGGTTTGAGCACCTTGGACCACGCCGAAGCCGCCGTTGACGCGCTCGAAGGAACCGGCGGACGTTTCGTCTTCGCGCCCGGGAACATCTTCGCCGGACCAAATGAATGGTCCACCACCCCGGAGTTCAAGGACTTCGTCGCCCGGCGGAATCCGCGGTCGGACATGTTCAAGTTCCAGCTCGCCTTCGACGTCACGGGTGACCCGTCCTTCCCGGAGAAGGCCGCCTTCGAAGCCGCGCGGGAACTCGACCTCTCCGTGACCACCCACGCCGGTGTTTGGGGCGCCACCAACGACGACGGCGTCCGCCTGATGCACGAGCACGGGTTCATGACCCCAGGCACTGTCTACGTTCATGCCGCGACTCTGAGCAACGATTCCTACCAGCGCATCGCGGCCACCGGAGGGACGGTGTCGCTGTCCACGGAAAGCGAGCAGAGCTGCGGCCAGGGCTACCCGCCGTCGTGGATCCTTCGGCAGCACAACGTGCCCATGTCCCTGTCAATCGACACGAGCGTGTGGTTCAGCAGCGATCTCTTTACCGCCATGCGCACTACGCTCGGCGCGGACCGTTCCTACGAGCACATGGCGGCCCATGAGAAGGGCGAGACAGTCACCCATTCGGCCCTGCGTGCAGAGCAGGTTGTTGGGTGGTCCACCCACGGCGGTGCCCACGCGCTGGGACTGGATCACGCCGTCGGCCGCCTGGAAGTTGGGAAAAAGGCCGACATTGTCCTGTTGAAAAACGAAAACTCACCCGGAACCTTCCCTGTCCTCCATCCATACGGCCACGTGGCACTTCAAGCCGGCCGGGGCGATGTTCAGACCGTCCTGGTCAACGGCCGCGTGGTGAAGCATGACCACCGGCTGGTCGGCGTGGATATGAAGGCCGTCCAGGGCAGGGTTGCGGAAACGGTGGAATACCTTCAGTCCGCGCTTGGTGCCGACGCGTGGGCCAAGGGCATGAACCCGGACATCCCGGAAGCGCGGATCCTGGACAACCCCTACATGTACACCGACTACCACAGCGCCAATACTCGCAGCGTCTAG
- a CDS encoding IS3 family transposase encodes MISHPARARLLPRLPRLLHRVRFLNTDALTAQLSEYIRRYNTERISTKLEGLSPVQYRAQALAA; translated from the coding sequence ATGATCAGTCACCCAGCCCGAGCCCGACTCCTCCCTCGGCTTCCCCGACTCCTCCACCGGGTTCGGTTCCTGAACACCGACGCCCTGACAGCACAGCTCAGTGAATACATCCGCCGGTACAACACCGAACGCATCTCGACAAAGCTCGAGGGCCTGAGCCCGGTGCAATACCGTGCTCAGGCCCTCGCGGCCTAG
- a CDS encoding hydroxymethylpyrimidine/phosphomethylpyrimidine kinase: MSANTHSAGTAAPAVTLTIAGSEATGGAGAQADLKTFQELGTYGIAALTCIVSFDPKDNWSHRFVPVDSQVISDQLEAIQTAYDLTTVKLGMLGTPATIDAVAKALQSQEWTNIVLDPVLICKGQEPGAALDTDRALKAQILPLATFVTPNHFESMSLSGMDSIDTVEDLQDAARRIHEASGAVVLAKGGVRLAGDDAVDVFYDGETMEVLRAPKVGDVAVSGAGCTLAAAITAELAKGATPLEAAKTAKAFVTEGIRNRVSSNAPFDALWQGNAGNGPAL; the protein is encoded by the coding sequence ATGTCTGCTAACACACACTCTGCCGGAACAGCTGCCCCGGCCGTCACCCTGACCATCGCCGGCTCCGAAGCTACCGGCGGCGCCGGCGCCCAGGCCGACCTGAAAACGTTCCAGGAACTCGGAACCTACGGGATCGCTGCCCTGACCTGCATCGTGTCCTTCGATCCGAAGGACAACTGGAGCCACCGTTTCGTCCCGGTGGATTCCCAGGTCATCAGCGACCAGCTTGAGGCCATCCAGACCGCGTATGACCTGACCACCGTCAAGCTCGGCATGCTGGGAACGCCCGCCACGATCGACGCCGTGGCCAAGGCCCTCCAGAGCCAGGAATGGACCAACATCGTGCTGGATCCGGTGCTGATCTGCAAGGGCCAGGAACCGGGAGCCGCCCTGGACACGGACCGGGCACTCAAGGCGCAGATCCTGCCGCTGGCCACCTTCGTGACACCCAACCACTTTGAATCGATGTCCCTGTCCGGCATGGACTCCATCGACACTGTCGAGGACCTGCAGGACGCCGCCCGGCGCATCCACGAAGCTTCCGGGGCCGTGGTTCTCGCCAAGGGCGGAGTGCGGCTGGCAGGCGACGACGCCGTGGACGTGTTCTATGACGGTGAGACCATGGAGGTGCTGCGGGCACCCAAGGTCGGCGACGTTGCGGTGAGCGGCGCCGGCTGCACGCTTGCGGCAGCCATCACGGCCGAACTGGCCAAGGGCGCCACGCCGCTCGAAGCCGCGAAGACCGCAAAGGCTTTCGTCACCGAGGGCATCCGCAACCGGGTTTCCTCCAACGCCCCGTTCGACGCCCTGTGGCAGGGCAATGCCGGCAACGGCCCCGCCCTGTAG
- a CDS encoding TetR/AcrR family transcriptional regulator yields the protein MAATAKSEQTRRLLIDSALALFRSQGYANTTMRCIAETAGVSVGNAYYYFRSKDELVAELYRFLQDEHRSRSLPLLRDGHNLGEHLRAVLLANLDVMGPYHDFGAHFLHTAMPPSSASPRGSRNGAADTGVGRAKSIALFRQAVTVSRPQPPLAIRDDLPELLWLVHMGVTLFWIYDRSPGQRRSRRLVENVAPLAAKLVILSRLPVVRNIVEDVVHLFQGARRDD from the coding sequence ATGGCCGCGACGGCCAAGAGTGAACAGACCCGACGGCTGCTGATCGATTCCGCCCTCGCCCTTTTCCGCAGCCAGGGTTATGCCAACACCACCATGCGCTGCATTGCCGAAACCGCCGGGGTTTCAGTGGGCAACGCCTACTACTACTTCCGGTCCAAGGACGAGCTCGTGGCTGAGCTGTACCGGTTTCTCCAGGATGAACACCGCAGCCGATCCCTGCCCCTGCTGCGCGACGGACATAATCTGGGTGAGCATTTGCGCGCCGTCCTGCTGGCAAATTTGGATGTCATGGGTCCCTACCACGATTTCGGTGCCCATTTTCTGCACACTGCCATGCCGCCGTCGTCGGCCTCACCGCGCGGCAGCCGCAACGGTGCGGCGGACACGGGCGTGGGCCGCGCCAAATCGATCGCCCTGTTCCGGCAGGCCGTCACCGTGTCCCGGCCGCAGCCGCCGCTGGCCATCCGGGATGATCTGCCCGAGCTCCTGTGGCTGGTGCACATGGGGGTGACGCTGTTTTGGATTTATGATCGCTCGCCGGGGCAGCGCCGCTCGCGCCGGCTGGTGGAGAACGTCGCTCCGCTGGCCGCGAAGCTGGTCATCCTCTCCCGCCTGCCCGTGGTTCGCAATATCGTGGAGGACGTAGTCCACCTCTTCCAGGGAGCCCGACGCGATGACTGA
- a CDS encoding queuosine precursor transporter, which yields MHTQTGADTAPAPAFAARGSSHYDIILTLMCVVIVISNIGATKGVVLGPVFGDFSIVTDGGFFLFPLAYILGDVISEVYGFKAARRAIFTGFAVAALAAVSFAVIIALPGFDDDYGQAKQAALELALGPVWQIVLASLLGFLAGQTLNSWVLVRMKEKFRERALIGRLMASTGVGEFADTLIFCAIAAPVIGITDASGFINYVIFGFVYKTLVEFLFVPVTAVVIKAIKKREPSYGAAVPAGTPEG from the coding sequence ATGCACACCCAGACCGGCGCCGATACGGCGCCCGCTCCGGCATTCGCCGCCCGCGGCAGCTCCCATTACGACATCATCCTGACGCTCATGTGCGTGGTGATCGTCATTTCCAATATCGGCGCCACCAAGGGCGTGGTCCTGGGGCCGGTATTCGGCGACTTCAGCATCGTGACCGACGGAGGATTCTTCCTCTTCCCGCTGGCCTACATCCTCGGCGACGTCATCAGTGAGGTCTACGGCTTCAAGGCGGCACGGCGGGCCATCTTCACGGGCTTTGCGGTTGCGGCGCTGGCGGCAGTCAGTTTTGCCGTGATCATTGCGCTGCCCGGATTCGACGACGACTACGGCCAGGCGAAGCAGGCAGCCCTGGAACTGGCGCTGGGACCCGTGTGGCAGATCGTGCTGGCCAGCCTGCTCGGCTTCCTGGCCGGACAGACCCTGAACTCCTGGGTCCTGGTGCGGATGAAGGAGAAGTTCCGGGAACGGGCACTCATTGGGCGGTTGATGGCCTCCACCGGTGTGGGCGAGTTCGCCGATACCCTGATCTTCTGCGCCATTGCGGCGCCCGTCATCGGCATCACCGATGCCAGCGGCTTCATCAATTACGTGATCTTCGGGTTTGTGTACAAGACGCTGGTTGAGTTCCTGTTTGTCCCGGTAACGGCCGTGGTCATCAAGGCCATCAAGAAGCGTGAACCGAGTTACGGTGCTGCAGTGCCTGCCGGTACGCCGGAAGGCTGA
- the tgt gene encoding tRNA guanosine(34) transglycosylase Tgt: MPSSTFSFALGKRLRETTAPTAEQTQANGGEFQGRTGTITTPHGEIATPAFIAVGTKATVKAVLPESMADLGAQALLANAYHLYLQPGPDVLDAAGGLGKFMNWSGPTFTDSGGFQVMSLGAGFKKVINMNADGTTHATGADDAVAPGKERLAHIDDDGVWFKSHLNGDKHRFTPEVSMQVQHQIGADIMFAFDELTTLMNSREYQEMSLERTRLWALRCIAEHRRLTEERVGKPYQALFGVLQGAQYEDLRRKASRDLGAMDFDGFGIGGALEKENLGTIVRWCTEELPEDKPRHLLGISEPDDIFTAIENGADTFDCVSPTRVARTSAFYTPHGRLNLSNARFKKDFTPLVEGCDCYACAHYTKAYIHHLFRAKEMVASTLVSIHNERFTVKLVDDARLAIEDGSFFDFKAETLGKYYSAKV, encoded by the coding sequence GTGCCTTCCTCAACATTTTCCTTCGCCCTCGGTAAGCGCCTGCGCGAAACCACTGCCCCCACCGCTGAGCAGACGCAGGCCAACGGCGGTGAGTTCCAGGGCCGCACCGGAACGATCACCACGCCGCACGGCGAAATTGCCACGCCGGCCTTCATTGCCGTAGGCACCAAGGCCACGGTCAAGGCGGTCCTTCCGGAATCCATGGCGGACCTTGGCGCGCAGGCACTGCTGGCCAACGCCTACCATTTGTACTTGCAGCCCGGCCCGGACGTACTCGACGCCGCGGGCGGCCTGGGCAAGTTCATGAACTGGTCCGGTCCCACTTTCACCGATTCGGGCGGTTTCCAGGTGATGAGCCTTGGCGCCGGCTTCAAGAAGGTCATCAACATGAATGCGGACGGCACCACCCACGCCACCGGCGCGGATGACGCCGTCGCGCCGGGCAAGGAACGCCTCGCGCACATTGACGACGACGGCGTCTGGTTCAAGTCCCACCTCAACGGCGACAAGCACCGGTTCACGCCCGAAGTCTCCATGCAGGTCCAGCACCAGATCGGCGCCGACATCATGTTTGCGTTCGATGAGCTGACCACGCTGATGAACTCCCGCGAGTATCAGGAAATGTCCCTGGAGCGCACCCGGCTGTGGGCGCTGCGCTGCATTGCCGAACACCGCCGGCTCACCGAAGAGCGGGTCGGTAAGCCGTACCAGGCGCTGTTCGGCGTACTGCAGGGCGCCCAGTACGAGGACCTGCGCCGGAAGGCTTCCCGTGACTTGGGCGCCATGGACTTCGACGGCTTCGGCATCGGCGGGGCACTGGAGAAGGAAAACCTTGGAACCATCGTGCGCTGGTGCACCGAAGAGCTGCCCGAAGACAAGCCTCGCCACCTGCTGGGGATCTCCGAACCGGACGACATCTTCACCGCAATCGAGAACGGTGCCGACACCTTCGACTGCGTCTCCCCCACCCGCGTGGCCCGCACTTCAGCGTTCTACACGCCGCACGGCCGGCTGAACCTCTCCAACGCCCGCTTCAAAAAGGACTTCACTCCCCTGGTGGAAGGCTGCGACTGCTACGCCTGCGCGCACTACACCAAGGCCTACATCCACCACCTGTTCCGGGCCAAGGAAATGGTGGCCTCCACCCTGGTGTCGATCCACAATGAACGCTTCACCGTGAAACTCGTGGACGATGCGCGGCTGGCCATCGAAGACGGTTCGTTCTTCGACTTCAAGGCGGAGACGCTGGGGAAGTACTACAGCGCGAAGGTCTAG
- a CDS encoding FUSC family protein — MNLLRDMFRIAPAHNDHQVAVRCGLGVGIPLLLLLAFGRIDLAIFASFGAFTGIYGRNEPHRQRFGHQLRAGALMLAVITAGALTSRLEPDAWGIVLGTTAVAGLGTLGTGFWRLRPTGSLFHIFAYAAISSVPNQPPLWQALLVAVGTVCFSLLLGLSGRLHPAHRTPWVKPERPRFTAAQRRTVWIDAGLYAVAAAVAGSIATLMGIGHNYWAMVAATVPLVGVGVRHRLYRGLHRILGTFAGLVLTALILLPGLDPWQMVLVIAVLQFGAEMLVIRQYALAQVVITPLALVSTELAHPSNSALLIKDRAVETVIGAAVGMAMVLIIHLRSRRIRSRVGPGTGSGQLPAPAAPRP, encoded by the coding sequence TTGAACCTGCTGCGCGATATGTTCCGGATCGCACCCGCCCACAATGATCATCAGGTGGCGGTGCGCTGCGGCCTGGGGGTGGGGATTCCCCTGCTGCTGCTCTTGGCTTTCGGCCGGATTGATTTGGCGATCTTTGCCTCGTTTGGTGCCTTTACCGGCATCTACGGCAGGAATGAGCCGCACCGTCAGCGTTTTGGGCATCAGCTGCGGGCCGGTGCCCTGATGTTGGCTGTCATCACCGCCGGAGCGCTGACCTCCCGGCTGGAGCCGGACGCGTGGGGAATTGTCCTGGGCACCACCGCAGTGGCGGGACTGGGAACGCTGGGCACAGGGTTCTGGCGGCTTCGTCCCACTGGTTCGCTGTTCCACATTTTTGCCTACGCTGCCATCTCCTCGGTCCCGAACCAGCCGCCGCTGTGGCAGGCCTTGCTGGTGGCCGTGGGCACCGTCTGCTTTTCCCTGCTGCTTGGCCTGTCCGGGCGGCTCCATCCTGCGCACCGCACCCCTTGGGTGAAGCCTGAAAGGCCCCGGTTTACTGCCGCCCAGCGCAGAACCGTGTGGATCGACGCCGGCCTGTACGCGGTGGCCGCCGCGGTTGCCGGGTCCATCGCCACCCTGATGGGCATTGGCCATAATTACTGGGCGATGGTTGCAGCCACGGTTCCCCTGGTGGGGGTGGGCGTGCGCCACCGCCTGTACCGCGGCCTGCACCGCATCCTGGGAACCTTCGCCGGTTTGGTGCTGACTGCATTGATCCTGCTGCCCGGGCTGGACCCGTGGCAGATGGTGCTGGTGATTGCGGTGCTGCAGTTCGGCGCCGAGATGCTGGTAATCCGCCAATACGCCCTGGCCCAAGTGGTCATTACGCCGCTGGCGCTGGTCAGCACCGAACTGGCGCACCCGAGCAATTCTGCGCTGCTCATCAAGGATCGGGCCGTGGAGACGGTCATCGGTGCGGCAGTGGGCATGGCCATGGTCCTGATCATCCATCTGCGCAGCCGGCGCATCCGAAGCCGCGTCGGTCCGGGCACGGGTTCAGGACAGCTGCCGGCTCCGGCAGCCCCGCGTCCCTAG
- a CDS encoding DUF6707 family protein codes for MPESQPESYTFRVNAELLEPGQIPVHESTSLAPVKDSSVENDDFGVPALVLLVLEDGMTLRLAYGSSVRVQAPAPSGSPADAVRVAPAEEENYAAVIAAAAAAHPDDDRVQEVAARLSRGLNVKSGSNLQDVRDLAHTLYVDLDDSDNALLVCNIITGLPFDGNFGRWNWIQGALSLAAHITHEAGDDETSAAYAQAVRAGDAAESDPLKAKLAAELLQRQLNEPNLYDREIHRAAEAGDEHSERDWRVLRLDALLYLRAHGGSQTLSEHELDRRIRNELIAVRGLNLDL; via the coding sequence ATGCCTGAGAGCCAACCGGAATCTTATACATTCCGGGTCAATGCCGAGCTTCTTGAGCCCGGGCAGATTCCGGTCCATGAGAGCACCTCGCTGGCTCCGGTGAAGGACAGCTCGGTGGAGAATGATGACTTTGGCGTGCCGGCCCTGGTTCTCCTTGTCCTTGAAGACGGCATGACCCTGCGCCTCGCTTACGGATCGTCAGTGCGTGTCCAGGCTCCCGCGCCGTCCGGCTCCCCGGCGGACGCGGTGCGGGTGGCGCCGGCGGAGGAAGAGAACTACGCCGCCGTCATTGCCGCGGCAGCCGCTGCACACCCGGACGATGACCGGGTCCAGGAAGTGGCCGCGAGGCTGAGCCGCGGACTGAACGTAAAGTCCGGCAGCAACCTGCAGGACGTCCGGGACCTGGCCCACACGCTGTACGTGGACCTCGACGACTCAGACAATGCCCTGCTGGTCTGCAACATCATCACGGGGCTGCCGTTTGACGGCAACTTCGGCCGGTGGAACTGGATCCAGGGCGCCCTCTCGCTGGCCGCGCACATCACCCATGAAGCGGGCGACGACGAAACCTCCGCCGCCTATGCGCAGGCCGTCCGCGCCGGAGATGCCGCCGAAAGCGATCCGCTGAAGGCAAAGCTGGCCGCGGAGCTGCTGCAGCGCCAGCTGAATGAACCCAACCTGTACGACCGGGAGATCCACCGTGCGGCCGAGGCCGGCGACGAACACAGCGAACGCGACTGGCGTGTCCTGAGGCTGGATGCCCTGCTGTACCTGCGCGCGCACGGCGGGTCGCAGACACTTTCGGAGCATGAACTGGACCGTCGCATCCGCAATGAGCTGATTGCCGTACGCGGCCTGAACCTCGATTTGTAG
- a CDS encoding NUDIX hydrolase family protein produces MSVRTPDPYPGWLSEDELREARQRLPMVYVEAVPVRCDPLGYVTEVGLLLQATAEGKMVRTFVSGRVMYRETIRAALLRHLEKDLGPMAFPQLPPALVPFAVAEYFPSPSQSGLTDERQHAVALAYLIPVTGECDPRQDALELSWLTPDEALSPDIYAEFAGGRGDLLRQALASASWGR; encoded by the coding sequence ATGAGTGTTCGTACCCCTGACCCCTATCCCGGCTGGCTTTCAGAAGATGAGCTCCGCGAGGCGAGGCAACGGCTCCCCATGGTCTACGTCGAAGCCGTTCCGGTCCGCTGCGACCCCCTGGGCTACGTCACGGAGGTGGGGCTGCTGCTGCAGGCCACGGCCGAAGGCAAGATGGTCCGCACGTTTGTCTCCGGACGCGTGATGTACCGCGAAACCATCCGTGCCGCGCTGCTGCGCCATCTGGAGAAGGATCTCGGCCCGATGGCCTTCCCCCAGCTGCCGCCGGCCCTGGTTCCGTTTGCCGTCGCCGAGTATTTCCCGTCGCCGTCCCAGTCCGGGTTGACGGATGAACGCCAGCACGCCGTCGCGCTGGCCTACCTGATTCCCGTCACCGGCGAATGCGATCCCCGGCAGGATGCCCTGGAGTTGTCCTGGCTGACGCCCGATGAAGCACTAAGCCCCGACATCTACGCTGAGTTTGCGGGCGGACGCGGCGACCTGCTGCGGCAGGCACTGGCCTCGGCCAGCTGGGGCCGCTGA
- a CDS encoding YdeI/OmpD-associated family protein produces the protein MSSNNPKPPRPKSQPKAPLPELLLPHAEAWRMWLDAHHSQSPGVQLILGRKGGTVTNLSYAGALQEALCFGWIDGQANKRDAESYFQRFTPRGKRSIWSLRNVGYVEQLEADGKMQPAGRTAVEQAKADGRWDAAYAGPATAVMPEDLLAAIAEVPEAQATYDILNSQNRYALFFRLSTLKTAAARERRIETVVQMLAEGETPYPQRRVR, from the coding sequence ATGAGCAGCAACAATCCGAAGCCGCCACGGCCAAAATCGCAGCCCAAGGCACCGCTGCCGGAGTTGTTGCTCCCGCACGCAGAAGCGTGGCGGATGTGGCTGGATGCCCACCACTCGCAGTCCCCGGGGGTGCAGTTGATTCTGGGGCGAAAGGGCGGAACCGTCACGAACCTGTCCTACGCCGGAGCGCTGCAGGAGGCGCTGTGTTTTGGCTGGATCGACGGCCAGGCCAACAAACGGGACGCGGAAAGCTACTTCCAGCGGTTCACTCCGCGGGGCAAACGCAGCATCTGGAGCCTGCGCAACGTGGGATACGTGGAACAGTTGGAAGCGGACGGAAAGATGCAGCCGGCCGGACGCACCGCCGTCGAGCAGGCAAAAGCCGACGGCCGCTGGGACGCAGCCTATGCCGGGCCCGCAACCGCCGTAATGCCCGAGGACCTGCTGGCTGCCATCGCCGAGGTTCCCGAGGCACAGGCGACGTATGACATTTTGAACTCCCAGAACCGGTATGCGCTGTTCTTTCGGCTCAGCACGCTGAAGACTGCGGCGGCGAGGGAACGCCGGATAGAAACCGTCGTCCAAATGCTGGCAGAGGGCGAAACGCCCTATCCGCAGCGCCGAGTGCGCTGA